Proteins encoded together in one Microbacterium sp. zg-Y625 window:
- a CDS encoding DUF4194 domain-containing protein produces the protein MTEPTIAPDATDDEPFIAPVAMEHDPDELFAGDVGVLDAAARRVLVRLLQRRFLLADRNRAEWTVLMDHRHAIESRLNDLFVRLVVDHDRGVAYKEQVRSDELEIPILLRDEAYSRAETLVLVHLRTVYQRESTAGESSARVDIEDIEQTVLTYFAEADGSTARRQKAIRAAVARLRQDGIIEEESEGRYLISPLVEILLSADRLRELRDWLADQTSRAGTIDLDDDTDDTGDPDDVDAETFAEAAR, from the coding sequence ATGACTGAGCCCACGATCGCCCCCGACGCCACGGACGACGAGCCGTTCATCGCCCCCGTCGCGATGGAGCACGACCCCGACGAGCTTTTCGCCGGCGACGTCGGCGTGCTCGACGCCGCCGCGCGGCGCGTGCTCGTGCGCCTGCTGCAGCGCCGGTTTCTGCTCGCCGATCGCAACCGGGCCGAGTGGACGGTGCTGATGGACCACCGGCACGCGATCGAGTCCCGGCTGAACGACCTGTTCGTGCGTCTCGTCGTCGACCACGACCGCGGGGTCGCATACAAGGAGCAGGTGCGCTCGGACGAGCTCGAGATCCCCATCCTGCTGCGGGACGAGGCATACTCCCGCGCCGAGACGCTCGTGCTCGTGCACCTGCGCACCGTCTATCAGCGCGAGAGCACCGCGGGGGAATCCTCCGCCCGCGTCGACATCGAGGACATCGAGCAGACCGTGCTGACCTATTTCGCCGAGGCCGACGGCAGCACCGCCCGCCGCCAGAAGGCGATCCGGGCCGCCGTCGCCCGGCTGCGCCAGGACGGCATCATCGAGGAGGAGTCCGAGGGGCGCTACCTCATCAGCCCGCTCGTGGAGATCCTGCTCAGCGCCGATCGCCTGCGCGAACTGCGTGACTGGCTCGCCGACCAGACGTCGCGCGCCGGCACGATCGACCTCGACGACGACACCGACGACACCGGGGACCCCGACGACGTGGACGCCGAGACCTTCGCGGAGGCCGCACGATGA
- the nagE gene encoding N-acetylglucosamine-specific PTS transporter subunit IIBC, producing the protein MQRLGRSIMLPVAVLPVAAILSGIGYWITSAAGANIASAFLSAAGGALLDNIALLFAVGVSIGMATKADGTAALAGLVSWLVVTTLLKPETVLLFTGVGDVNEVDPAFLRVQNVFVGIICGLIGAWCYDRFKDTKLPDALSFFSGKRSVAIVTAGFSLVLAIVLFFVWPFVYGGLVGFGEWIVTLGPLGAGIYGFFNRLLIPVGLHHALNSVFWFDVAGINDLNNFLAGEGTYGVTGQYMTGFFPVMMFGLPGAALAMYLTAKTTRKKLAYGILLSGAFASFFVGVTEPLEFAFMFLAPVLYIVHALFMGISMVISAILPVRMGFGFSGGFIDLVLNWTNPMAENPWLIPVMGVFWFLIYFGVFYFFIKRFNLKTPGREDDEILEEDTEYDTRGGKDDAYLVTGARFIDALGGKENIVELDNCATRLRMEVADVSKVDDTALKRAGAAGTMKPGGKAVQVVYGLNVQFVKDAMEGLISGRAQVPSGASPERASTSAAAPLDAGGGGVLTDARPTTLRLRQPVAGRVVPLSDVPDPTFADGLMGPGVAVEPTGDTVIAPAAATVGATFDTGHAIALVLGDGTELLIHVGIDTVAMKGDGFQTLVEKGQRVSEGTPLLRFDRGKIAAAGHPAITAIVVLNNAGATVELR; encoded by the coding sequence ATGCAGCGGCTCGGCCGATCGATCATGCTCCCGGTGGCCGTGCTGCCGGTGGCGGCGATCCTCTCGGGCATCGGTTACTGGATCACCTCGGCCGCGGGGGCCAACATCGCCTCCGCGTTCCTGAGCGCGGCCGGCGGCGCCCTCCTCGACAACATCGCCCTGCTGTTCGCGGTCGGCGTGTCGATCGGCATGGCCACGAAGGCCGATGGCACCGCGGCCCTCGCGGGCCTGGTGTCGTGGCTGGTGGTGACCACCCTGCTCAAGCCCGAGACGGTGCTGCTGTTCACCGGCGTGGGCGACGTCAATGAGGTGGACCCCGCGTTCCTGCGCGTGCAGAACGTGTTCGTCGGCATCATCTGCGGTCTCATCGGCGCGTGGTGCTACGACCGGTTCAAGGACACCAAGCTCCCCGACGCGCTGTCGTTCTTCTCCGGCAAGCGCTCGGTGGCGATCGTGACCGCCGGCTTCTCGCTCGTGCTGGCGATCGTGCTGTTCTTCGTCTGGCCGTTCGTCTACGGCGGGCTCGTCGGGTTCGGCGAGTGGATCGTGACGCTCGGCCCCCTCGGCGCGGGCATCTACGGGTTCTTCAACCGCCTGCTCATCCCGGTGGGCCTGCACCACGCTCTGAACTCGGTGTTCTGGTTCGACGTCGCCGGCATCAACGACCTCAACAACTTCCTCGCCGGTGAGGGCACGTACGGCGTCACCGGCCAGTACATGACGGGCTTCTTCCCCGTGATGATGTTCGGCCTGCCGGGCGCCGCGCTCGCGATGTACCTGACGGCCAAGACGACGCGCAAGAAGCTCGCCTACGGCATCCTGCTCTCGGGCGCCTTCGCCTCGTTCTTCGTCGGCGTCACCGAGCCGCTCGAGTTCGCCTTCATGTTCCTCGCCCCCGTGCTCTACATCGTGCACGCGCTCTTCATGGGCATCTCGATGGTGATCAGCGCGATCCTGCCGGTGCGGATGGGCTTCGGATTCTCGGGCGGCTTCATCGACCTGGTGCTCAACTGGACGAACCCCATGGCAGAGAACCCCTGGCTCATCCCGGTCATGGGCGTGTTCTGGTTCCTCATCTACTTCGGTGTCTTCTACTTCTTCATCAAGCGCTTCAACCTGAAGACCCCGGGCCGCGAGGACGACGAGATCCTCGAGGAGGACACCGAGTACGACACCCGCGGCGGCAAGGACGACGCCTACCTCGTCACCGGCGCCCGCTTCATCGACGCCCTCGGCGGCAAGGAGAACATCGTCGAGCTCGACAACTGCGCGACGCGCCTGCGCATGGAGGTCGCCGACGTCAGCAAGGTCGACGACACCGCACTCAAGCGTGCCGGTGCCGCCGGCACCATGAAGCCCGGCGGCAAGGCCGTGCAGGTCGTCTACGGGCTGAACGTGCAGTTCGTGAAGGATGCCATGGAGGGCCTCATCTCGGGGCGCGCGCAGGTGCCGTCCGGCGCCTCGCCTGAGCGGGCCTCGACGTCCGCCGCGGCTCCCCTGGACGCAGGCGGCGGCGGTGTGCTGACCGACGCCCGCCCCACCACCCTGCGGCTGCGTCAGCCCGTCGCCGGCCGGGTCGTGCCGCTGTCGGACGTGCCCGACCCCACCTTCGCCGATGGGCTCATGGGCCCGGGCGTCGCCGTCGAGCCGACGGGTGACACCGTCATCGCACCGGCCGCCGCCACGGTGGGGGCGACGTTCGACACCGGCCACGCCATCGCGCTCGTGCTGGGCGACGGCACGGAGCTGCTCATCCACGTGGGCATCGACACCGTGGCGATGAAGGGCGACGGGTTCCAGACGCTGGTCGAGAAGGGCCAGCGGGTGAGCGAGGGCACGCCGCTGCTTCGATTCGACCGCGGGAAGATCGCCGCCGCGGGGCACCCGGCGATCACCGCGATCGTGGTGCTCAACAACGCCGGCGCCACCGTCGAGCTGCGGTAG
- a CDS encoding NAD(P)H-dependent oxidoreductase produces MIIIDTALQQREAEGRPIGVAVVGAGFMGRGLINQITNSVPGMRVSVVVNRTLEKAEAALHEAGVTDVRRATTAAEVDAAVAAGAVAVTSDFRAANHAASVDAVIEATGAVEYGCHVVVDAIGAQKDIVLMNAEVDGTVGPILHRRAKDAGVILTGCDGDQPGVEMNLVRFVRGLGLRPLVCGNIKGLQDEYRTPTTQAAFAAKWGQDPYMVTSFADGTKVSFEQAIVANATGMTVERRGMRGADHHGHVDELTGAYDVADLERRGGVVDYVVGAQPGPGVFVLATHDDPKQRHYLNLYKLGEGPLYSFYTPYHLCHFEVPNTVARAVLLRDVTLQPLGAPTVEVVAVAKEDLPAGTVIDGLGGYHTYGVAERADVTADEDLLPIGVAEGCRTVRDIPKDAVLTYADVELPEGRLVDRLRAEQAAELPAARVPA; encoded by the coding sequence ATGATCATCATCGACACCGCCCTGCAGCAGCGCGAGGCCGAGGGGCGCCCCATCGGGGTCGCCGTCGTCGGCGCCGGCTTCATGGGACGGGGGCTCATCAACCAGATCACGAACAGCGTGCCGGGTATGCGCGTGAGCGTCGTGGTCAACCGCACGCTGGAAAAGGCCGAGGCCGCCCTGCACGAGGCCGGGGTCACCGATGTCCGGCGCGCGACGACCGCCGCGGAGGTCGATGCCGCGGTCGCCGCGGGGGCGGTCGCGGTCACGAGCGACTTCCGCGCCGCGAACCACGCGGCATCCGTCGACGCCGTGATCGAGGCCACCGGAGCCGTCGAGTACGGCTGCCACGTGGTGGTGGACGCCATCGGCGCGCAGAAGGACATCGTGCTGATGAACGCCGAGGTGGACGGCACGGTCGGCCCGATCCTGCACCGTCGCGCGAAGGATGCCGGGGTGATCCTCACCGGATGCGACGGGGACCAGCCCGGAGTCGAGATGAACCTCGTCCGCTTCGTGCGGGGCCTCGGCCTGCGTCCCCTCGTCTGCGGCAACATCAAGGGTCTGCAGGACGAATACCGCACCCCCACGACCCAGGCCGCCTTCGCCGCCAAATGGGGTCAGGACCCCTACATGGTCACGAGCTTCGCCGACGGCACCAAGGTGTCGTTCGAACAGGCGATCGTCGCGAATGCGACCGGCATGACCGTCGAACGGCGCGGCATGCGGGGAGCGGACCACCATGGCCACGTCGACGAGCTCACCGGGGCGTACGACGTGGCGGACCTCGAGCGCCGCGGCGGCGTCGTCGACTACGTCGTGGGCGCCCAGCCCGGGCCGGGGGTGTTCGTCCTGGCCACCCACGACGACCCGAAGCAGCGGCACTACCTGAATCTGTACAAGCTCGGCGAAGGGCCGCTCTACAGCTTCTACACGCCGTACCACCTCTGCCACTTCGAGGTGCCGAACACGGTTGCCCGCGCGGTGCTCTTGCGCGATGTCACCCTGCAGCCGCTGGGCGCGCCCACCGTCGAGGTGGTCGCCGTGGCCAAGGAGGATCTGCCTGCGGGCACCGTCATCGACGGTCTGGGCGGGTACCACACCTATGGAGTGGCGGAGCGGGCGGACGTCACGGCCGATGAGGACCTGCTCCCCATCGGGGTGGCCGAGGGATGCCGAACGGTGCGTGACATCCCGAAGGATGCCGTCCTGACCTACGCCGACGTCGAGCTGCCCGAGGGCAGGCTCGTCGACCGGCTGCGGGCCGAGCAGGCTGCGGAGCTGCCCGCAGCGCGGGTGCCCGCGTGA
- a CDS encoding ATP-binding protein, protein MTMLDTLFGLIPAASRGQQWVADELQLVNWGGYDGAHRVRFSPTATLLCGGSGSGKSTLMDAYVALMMPHTTPFNGASNGAVVGRPRGQEQRNILSYARGKTDETRTDDGTKVTVLRGDGVDTWSAVSMTWLDHDGSRFTAVRAWYIPAGARLVEDTVRVRATVAGPFDLSSLEDAARQRLTDAAVKSAGLDTVATDREFSARLHAVLGIGAAGAGAKAMSLLARIQAGQQITTVDDLYKRMVLEEPETMATADAVVAHFDGLESTRSRMLTAQQQVRALQPIRSARARIEEAAERLRVIDEIGRFSEPDSLATLWRASRRLDLLRDVEAELQSATRAADAKVREQQALADAADIEREGLGEVLRAAGGDRLETAHRELRGLERRLIDVARERERLDAALGVLEVQVASAREFEALADRARRALADPDAKATLREAYGEAISARNARAARITELEAERREAAGRHDNIPARLRESRELLARAAGLSSDRLPFVGELIEVRTEFEPWREAFNLALGGFATTLLIDTAHLPAFRAAIESVRTSERLRYEGVHTGLPEGAAGDPQTLPGRLDYRSSPFTGWLQDELSRRFGYVCVDTSADLSAHRMALTIAGQTSQGARGAHGGHGRRNVLGFSTDRRVGELDAQLGAARAELEIAQAATLEAAAELDALDARRAAFEKIQDLTWEQVDVASVEAERERWTAIIDEVTAENPTIAGIQSQIAAKRSEAAELREGIGRAKAEQQRLADAWAAITDEVDTAQAAVDAAEDAGRALTDDQAAYLDGQFLLPEGAGSATRMQDLARFDAALDSASRRFAEDQRAAQEAVGDQRESLRRTLAGFLDRWPNPNLLADPDHSLADFERILTELETSGLHELETEWRDSLLKLSGNDLTNLDSTLSRSLREIRDRIEPINLIMQDLPFYDDDHRLQITPRETQSEARRRFRKELREVRALIDAAATDEDRERVYVRMSRLIDRLRRTAPDFAELVDVRNHVRVSAERVHAVTKQHVALYDHIGEKSGGESQELIAFIVGAALRYQLGDAGSQRPRYAPVFLDEALIKADAHFTKRAIGAWRGLGFQLIIGAPNDKYSAIEPHVDVEYDILKDTHGRSWAKPKVGLAADAR, encoded by the coding sequence ATGACCATGCTCGACACCCTCTTCGGCCTCATCCCCGCGGCATCCCGAGGGCAGCAGTGGGTGGCCGATGAGCTGCAGCTGGTGAACTGGGGCGGCTACGACGGCGCCCACCGGGTGCGTTTCTCTCCGACGGCGACGCTGCTCTGCGGAGGCTCCGGCTCGGGCAAGTCGACCCTCATGGACGCCTACGTCGCGCTCATGATGCCGCATACGACCCCGTTCAACGGCGCCTCCAACGGCGCCGTCGTGGGGCGCCCGCGCGGCCAGGAGCAGCGCAACATCCTCTCCTACGCCCGGGGCAAGACCGACGAGACGCGCACCGACGACGGCACGAAGGTGACCGTGCTGCGCGGCGACGGCGTCGACACCTGGAGCGCCGTGTCGATGACGTGGCTCGACCACGACGGATCGCGCTTCACGGCGGTGCGCGCCTGGTACATCCCCGCCGGTGCCCGGCTCGTCGAAGATACCGTGCGGGTGCGCGCCACGGTGGCCGGGCCCTTCGACCTCAGTTCACTCGAGGACGCCGCCCGTCAGCGCCTGACGGATGCCGCGGTCAAGAGCGCGGGGCTCGACACGGTGGCCACCGACCGCGAGTTCTCCGCACGTCTTCACGCCGTGCTCGGCATCGGCGCCGCGGGGGCCGGCGCCAAGGCGATGAGCCTGCTCGCCCGCATCCAGGCCGGTCAGCAGATCACGACCGTCGACGACCTCTACAAGCGGATGGTGCTCGAGGAGCCCGAGACGATGGCCACCGCCGACGCCGTCGTGGCCCACTTCGACGGGCTCGAGAGCACCCGCAGCCGCATGCTCACCGCGCAGCAGCAGGTGCGTGCGCTGCAGCCCATCCGCTCGGCGCGCGCACGCATCGAAGAGGCCGCCGAGCGGCTGCGCGTGATCGACGAGATCGGGCGATTCAGCGAGCCGGACTCGCTGGCCACCCTCTGGCGTGCCTCACGCCGCCTCGACCTGCTGCGCGACGTCGAAGCCGAGCTGCAGTCGGCCACACGCGCCGCCGACGCGAAGGTCCGCGAGCAGCAGGCGCTGGCGGATGCCGCCGACATCGAGCGCGAGGGCCTGGGCGAGGTGCTGCGCGCCGCGGGCGGCGACCGGCTCGAGACCGCCCACCGCGAGCTGCGCGGCCTCGAGCGCCGCCTGATCGACGTCGCGCGGGAGCGCGAGCGGCTCGACGCCGCACTCGGCGTGCTGGAGGTGCAGGTCGCTTCCGCGCGGGAGTTCGAGGCGCTGGCCGACCGCGCCCGGCGGGCGCTCGCGGATCCCGACGCGAAGGCGACGCTGCGGGAAGCCTACGGAGAGGCGATCAGCGCGAGGAACGCGCGCGCCGCACGGATCACCGAACTCGAGGCCGAGCGTCGCGAGGCTGCAGGGCGCCACGACAACATCCCCGCCCGGCTGCGTGAGTCCCGCGAGCTGCTGGCACGCGCTGCGGGCCTCTCCTCCGATCGGCTGCCGTTCGTCGGCGAGCTGATCGAGGTGCGCACCGAGTTCGAGCCGTGGCGCGAGGCGTTCAACCTCGCCCTCGGTGGTTTCGCCACGACGCTGCTCATCGACACCGCGCATCTGCCGGCGTTCCGCGCCGCCATCGAATCCGTCCGCACGTCCGAGCGACTGCGCTACGAGGGGGTGCACACGGGACTGCCCGAGGGCGCCGCCGGCGACCCGCAGACGCTTCCCGGGCGGCTGGACTACCGCAGCAGCCCGTTCACCGGCTGGCTGCAGGACGAGCTCTCCCGGCGCTTCGGGTACGTCTGCGTCGACACGTCGGCGGATCTCTCGGCGCACCGGATGGCGCTGACGATCGCCGGTCAGACCTCGCAGGGCGCCCGCGGCGCGCACGGTGGGCACGGCCGTCGCAACGTGCTCGGCTTCTCCACGGACCGCCGCGTCGGCGAGCTCGACGCTCAGCTCGGGGCCGCGCGGGCCGAACTCGAGATCGCGCAGGCGGCCACGCTGGAAGCGGCCGCGGAGCTCGACGCACTCGACGCGCGGCGCGCGGCGTTCGAGAAGATCCAGGACCTCACCTGGGAGCAGGTCGACGTGGCATCCGTCGAAGCGGAGCGCGAGCGTTGGACCGCGATCATCGACGAGGTGACCGCCGAGAACCCGACGATCGCCGGCATCCAGTCCCAGATCGCCGCGAAGCGCTCCGAGGCGGCCGAGCTTCGGGAGGGCATCGGCCGCGCGAAGGCCGAGCAGCAGCGTCTCGCCGACGCGTGGGCCGCCATCACCGACGAGGTCGACACCGCCCAGGCCGCGGTCGACGCTGCCGAGGATGCCGGACGGGCGCTGACCGACGATCAGGCTGCGTACCTCGACGGGCAGTTCCTGCTGCCGGAGGGCGCCGGCTCCGCCACGCGCATGCAGGACCTGGCGCGCTTCGACGCCGCGCTCGACTCGGCGTCGCGGCGCTTCGCCGAAGATCAGCGTGCCGCGCAGGAGGCGGTGGGCGACCAGCGCGAGAGCCTGCGGCGCACCTTGGCGGGCTTCCTCGACCGGTGGCCGAACCCCAATCTGCTCGCCGACCCCGACCACTCGCTGGCCGACTTCGAGCGGATCCTCACGGAACTCGAGACCAGCGGGCTGCACGAGCTCGAGACCGAGTGGCGCGACAGCCTGCTGAAACTCTCGGGCAACGACCTCACCAACCTGGACTCGACCCTCAGCCGGTCGTTGCGCGAGATCCGCGACCGCATCGAGCCGATCAACCTGATCATGCAGGACCTCCCCTTCTACGACGACGACCATCGGCTGCAGATCACTCCGCGCGAGACCCAGTCCGAGGCGCGCCGCCGCTTCCGTAAAGAGCTGCGCGAGGTCCGCGCGCTCATCGATGCGGCGGCCACCGACGAGGACCGTGAGCGCGTGTACGTGCGCATGTCGCGGCTCATCGACCGGCTGCGCCGCACCGCGCCGGACTTCGCGGAGCTCGTCGACGTGCGCAACCACGTACGGGTGAGCGCCGAGCGTGTGCACGCGGTGACGAAGCAGCACGTCGCGCTCTACGACCACATCGGCGAGAAGTCCGGTGGCGAGTCGCAGGAGCTCATCGCCTTCATCGTCGGCGCGGCACTGCGCTATCAGCTGGGGGATGCCGGGTCCCAGCGCCCGCGCTACGCCCCGGTGTTCCTCGACGAGGCGCTCATCAAGGCCGACGCGCACTTCACCAAGCGCGCGATCGGGGCCTGGCGGGGCCTGGGGTTCCAGCTCATCATCGGCGCGCCGAACGACAAGTACAGCGCCATCGAGCCCCACGTCGACGTCGAGTACGACATCCTCAAGGACACCCACGGCCGGTCGTGGGCGAAGCCGAAGGTGGGCCTGGCCGCCGACGCCCGCTGA
- a CDS encoding MalY/PatB family protein encodes MSTPGHPDFDAITEDDLRAAGSVKWTTFPDTIGAFVAEMDFGLAPAINDTLTGALDRGLTGYLPAQVAGDMAAATADWYADTYGWAVPAERVHHVPDVIAAFELAIEKFTRPGSAIIVPTPAYMPFLFVPQLHGREVIEVPSVEIDGRMTMDLDAIGRAFDDGAGMVVVCNPHNPLGTVFRRDELVALSEVVAAKGGRVFSDEIHAPLVYRPATHVPYASVSDAAAAHTLTAASASKAWNLAGLKCAQVILSNDTDADAWETFGPWAGHGTSTLGALANTTAYRAGAGWLEDVRGYLDGNRHLLADLLAEHAPRARMILPEGTYIALIDFRAYGIEGDLGEWFRGHARVAMTDGAACGQAAVGHVRFVFALPRPLLREAVSRIGRALDERAAGSDAA; translated from the coding sequence ATGAGCACGCCTGGGCACCCCGACTTCGACGCCATCACCGAGGACGACCTGCGCGCCGCCGGCAGCGTCAAATGGACGACATTCCCCGACACCATCGGCGCGTTCGTCGCCGAGATGGACTTCGGGCTCGCCCCCGCGATCAACGACACCCTCACCGGGGCGCTGGACCGCGGGCTCACCGGCTACCTGCCCGCGCAGGTCGCCGGCGACATGGCCGCGGCGACGGCGGACTGGTACGCCGACACGTACGGCTGGGCCGTGCCCGCCGAGCGCGTGCACCACGTGCCCGACGTCATCGCCGCCTTCGAGCTCGCGATCGAGAAGTTCACCCGGCCCGGCAGTGCGATCATCGTGCCGACCCCGGCATACATGCCGTTCCTCTTCGTGCCCCAGCTGCATGGGCGCGAGGTCATCGAGGTGCCGAGCGTCGAGATCGACGGGCGCATGACGATGGACCTCGACGCCATCGGCCGCGCCTTCGACGACGGCGCCGGCATGGTGGTGGTGTGCAACCCGCACAATCCGCTCGGCACCGTGTTCCGCCGTGACGAGCTCGTCGCGCTGTCGGAGGTGGTGGCGGCCAAGGGGGGCAGGGTGTTCTCGGACGAGATCCACGCCCCGCTCGTGTACCGGCCGGCCACGCACGTTCCCTACGCCTCGGTGTCGGACGCCGCCGCCGCGCACACCCTCACCGCGGCATCCGCGTCGAAGGCGTGGAACCTGGCAGGGCTGAAGTGCGCGCAGGTGATCCTCTCCAACGACACCGACGCCGACGCCTGGGAGACGTTCGGACCCTGGGCGGGGCACGGGACCTCCACCCTCGGGGCGCTGGCGAACACCACGGCGTACAGGGCAGGGGCCGGGTGGCTCGAGGACGTACGGGGCTACCTCGACGGCAACCGCCACCTGCTGGCCGACCTGCTCGCCGAGCACGCGCCGAGGGCGCGGATGATCCTGCCCGAGGGCACGTACATCGCGCTCATCGACTTCCGCGCGTACGGCATCGAGGGCGATCTCGGCGAGTGGTTCCGCGGGCACGCCCGTGTCGCCATGACCGACGGTGCCGCCTGCGGGCAGGCCGCAGTCGGGCACGTCCGATTCGTGTTCGCGCTGCCGCGACCGCTTCTGCGCGAGGCGGTGTCGCGGATCGGGCGCGCGCTCGACGAACGGGCCGCCGGCTCCGACGCGGCCTAG
- a CDS encoding acyl-CoA thioesterase — translation MTSTDESAWYWSEEGVNFHTRKWVRPEDLNANGTLFGGSLLRWIDEEAAIYAIIQLGNYRVVTKFISEINFEASALQGDLVEMGLTATHFGRTSLTMRAVVRNMITRQRILTIEKIVFVSLDDDGKPKPHGFTDITYDRDRMPHEHPGTGAVKLPTT, via the coding sequence ATGACGAGCACGGATGAATCTGCCTGGTACTGGTCGGAGGAGGGCGTGAACTTCCACACCCGCAAGTGGGTGCGGCCCGAGGATCTCAACGCCAACGGCACGCTCTTCGGCGGCAGCCTGCTGCGCTGGATCGATGAGGAAGCGGCGATCTACGCCATCATCCAGCTCGGCAACTACCGCGTGGTGACGAAGTTCATCTCCGAGATCAACTTCGAGGCCTCGGCCCTGCAGGGCGATCTCGTCGAGATGGGACTCACCGCGACCCACTTCGGCCGCACGTCGCTGACCATGCGCGCGGTGGTGCGCAACATGATCACCCGCCAGCGCATCCTCACGATCGAGAAGATCGTGTTCGTGAGCCTGGACGACGACGGCAAGCCCAAGCCGCACGGCTTCACCGACATCACGTACGACCGCGACCGCATGCCGCACGAGCACCCGGGCACCGGCGCGGTGAAGCTGCCCACGACATGA
- a CDS encoding DUF3375 domain-containing protein, which yields MSNTRAEAAYQRSVAAFRNPTLDLLHGRHAPFVVAVLSIVFTADRPAVAVADAHAEIGEALEELRAAGYDEDDRRLPAGTARDICRHWVRVGWLAPQIENDVEVYRLTAHAVGALDIAGRAGGGRARVSRSRVRTLLEAVERLARDAESDPEQRIAMLLAEREALDAEIERIRNDEADPVDDEQLFEEAENVLHLARELPADFSRVAESIKAMQRDVVADLRRDVRPTGEILREYLQRGRHVMQATPEGRAFEGALRLIGDAENIDRLTGQLHAVLAQPFARLMAPGQRADLDAIGRQVEKGVQEVLTAQRRASQVITAQVRTHDPARDRQVDELLRGVMSGLQLWMQRSKPSDRVEPLHTFPVADVGHLRRSLSDLRPPGAPAPLPEPGDVEFVDADTRAWGGPRYAELEAYVATLGDRFDLAAAFEGAAEGTRRPVDLLGLLEIAHRNGMTESDEVSVAEARRPDGTSRRFAFGAVTARTVKEPTHD from the coding sequence ATGTCGAACACTCGCGCTGAAGCCGCGTATCAGCGCTCGGTGGCAGCCTTCCGCAACCCGACGCTCGACCTGCTGCATGGCCGCCACGCCCCCTTCGTCGTCGCCGTCCTGTCGATCGTCTTCACCGCCGACCGCCCCGCGGTGGCTGTCGCCGACGCCCACGCCGAGATCGGCGAGGCGCTCGAAGAGCTGCGGGCCGCCGGCTACGACGAGGACGATCGCCGACTCCCCGCCGGCACCGCCCGTGACATCTGCCGGCACTGGGTGCGCGTCGGGTGGCTGGCGCCGCAGATCGAGAACGACGTCGAGGTGTACCGGCTCACCGCGCACGCGGTGGGCGCGCTCGACATCGCCGGACGCGCCGGCGGCGGGCGGGCCCGCGTGTCACGGTCTCGGGTGCGCACGCTCCTCGAGGCCGTCGAGCGGCTCGCTCGCGATGCCGAATCCGACCCCGAGCAGCGCATCGCGATGCTGTTGGCGGAGCGCGAGGCCCTCGACGCCGAGATCGAACGCATCCGCAACGACGAGGCCGACCCCGTCGACGACGAGCAGCTCTTCGAAGAGGCCGAGAACGTGCTGCACCTCGCCCGGGAGCTCCCCGCCGACTTCTCGCGGGTCGCCGAGTCGATCAAGGCGATGCAGCGCGACGTCGTCGCGGACCTCCGCCGCGATGTCCGCCCGACGGGAGAGATCCTCCGGGAGTACCTGCAGCGTGGCCGGCACGTCATGCAGGCGACCCCGGAGGGCCGTGCGTTCGAAGGCGCCCTGCGTCTCATCGGCGACGCCGAGAACATCGACCGCCTCACCGGTCAGCTGCATGCCGTGCTCGCCCAGCCGTTCGCCCGGCTCATGGCCCCCGGCCAGCGTGCCGACCTCGACGCCATCGGACGTCAGGTCGAGAAGGGCGTCCAGGAGGTGCTCACGGCACAGCGGCGGGCATCGCAGGTCATCACCGCCCAGGTGCGCACGCACGACCCGGCGCGGGACCGTCAGGTCGACGAGCTGCTGCGCGGCGTCATGTCGGGCCTGCAGCTGTGGATGCAGCGCTCGAAGCCGAGCGACCGGGTCGAACCGCTGCACACCTTCCCCGTCGCCGACGTGGGTCACCTCCGCCGATCGCTGAGCGACCTGCGACCGCCCGGGGCGCCCGCACCCCTGCCGGAGCCCGGAGACGTCGAGTTCGTGGATGCCGACACGCGCGCCTGGGGCGGCCCCCGCTACGCGGAGCTCGAGGCGTACGTCGCGACCCTCGGCGACCGGTTCGACCTCGCCGCCGCCTTCGAAGGCGCCGCCGAGGGCACCCGCCGGCCGGTCGACCTGCTGGGGCTGCTGGAAATCGCCCACCGCAACGGCATGACCGAGAGCGACGAGGTCTCCGTCGCCGAGGCGCGACGTCCCGACGGCACCAGTCGTCGGTTCGCCTTCGGCGCCGTCACCGCCAGAACCGTGAAAGAACCGACCCATGACTGA